TGCAGGACCGTGCTGACGATCCACAGCGCGCCGCCGACCATGCCCGCGGCGCCGGCCCAGCGAACCCCGCTTGCAGCCGTCGGCGTCCCTCCGGTGCGACGGCGGATTGTGCCACGGATGCGTGTCCGACGCACGTCCGCGTGGCGTCCGCTCCTGAGGAGGTGTCGAAGTTCGCTCGGACGGGTGGCCACCCGATGCGTGCCGTGGGGTGTGGGACTCGGTGGATCGACGCTCGTGATCCGGTCCAGATGGGGTAGGAGGACAACGTTCCGACCAAGTCCGACGCCCGCCTCATGAGGGCGCAGCTTGGATCGCTGGGCCTGCGGTCTAGACGACGGTGGCGCGGCTCGGCTTGGGCATACTTCGGAGGTGATACGTCGCCGGATTGAACGACATGCCGGCTTCGATCGATGGAGGGAAGCGCGATGTCGGTTGCGGTCCGGCTGCGTGATGCGATGAACGCGCACGACCTGGAAGCGTTCCTGGCCTGTTTTCACCAGGACTACCAGAGCGAACAGCCGGTCCAGGTTTCGGTGGTCGTGAGCAGGTCCGGGTGAACTGGTCCACGATCGTCACCGGCGTGCCCGATCTCGCGGCGGAGCTACGCAGCTCCTGCGACCAAGACGGTCAGGAGTGGTCCGAGTGGCGCTGGAACGGGACCCGCGGACGGCCAAGCCGCTGGACATGGCTGGCGTGATCGTCGCCGGGGTTCGGGACGGCCGCATGCTCTGGGGCCGGCTGTACATCGAGCCGGTCGAGACGGTCGACGAGAGCATCGATGCGGCCGTGAGCAAGATGGCGGGCCGTCCGTCGCAGGGTCGCTGAACGGCTCGACGGCACGGGCCGGGGAGGACAAGCAGATGGAGCTTTCGTGGAACTGTCCGACGTCGACCTGACGTACGTAACCCTGGAGTCGTTGGACTACGACGCCGGCGGCCAGCTGTACGGGACCATGGAAGGCTCGCTCACCGGCGAGCGGCTCAGCGGCACCCTCCGGTTGACCAACCTGGCGTCTCGTCGCACGGACGGCGTCAACCTGCCGACGCTGCGGGGGCTGCTCGACACCGTCGACGGGGCGCGGGTGTGGGTTGAGCTGGACGGGATCGCCGCACTGCGCGCTGAGGGTCAGGCCCGCGTGTTCGTGACGACGTTCCGGTTCCGCATCGGCGACGAACGGTACACGTGGCTGAACACGACCTTCGGGGTGCTCGAAGGCGTGCTCGACACCGTCGGCGTCGACGGGCGTGCCCACGGGCGCCTCTACGCATGCGAACCGACCCTGACCTGAGCCTCGGTAGGCATCGCCGACACGCCGAGACGCAGCGCGGGGTGGATCGCCACGGAGCCGACGAACGTCCCTCATGTCGCCACCCGACGCACGCGGTGGGAGCGACCGGAGCGTCGGCTCCACGGTGCGCCAGCGGCGCAGGACCGTTGCCGCGCTCACGTGTCGGGCACCCCTGTGCAGGTGCACGGCGTTCGCCGGCGACGGGGCGGCGGCGTTCCGCCGGGGGCGACGAAGCGGGATCAGGGCAGGGCGCGCTCCGCTGCCGGGCGCGGTCCCGGTCGGCGTGGCCGCCTGCGCACGGCGAGGTGGTCTCCGGCACCTACGCCCGCGAGGGGTCCAACGCGACGTTGTTCTCCTGGACGAGCCGGGCAGCTAGCTGATCGGCGATCGCGATCCCGCAGGGGGGCGACACGTCCCCGGTCATGACGACCAGGGTCGTGTCGGTGGCGGCGAGGTATCGGGCCTCGGTGATCGCCCGTGTCTGCGACGGTCCCGTGGCGGGATGCGCCTCGAGCCAGCTGGGGGCCGTCCCGGGAGCGCCCATGCGTGCGAGTCGCTCGCTGAGGTCGCGGCCGGGCCTGCGCACCAGCCGCCGGGTCCAGGCCTCGACTTCCCGGGGGGTGGCGGTCCCGGCCACCGGCACCTGGACGGCGTCCACCGTCTCACCCACCACGGCGATCGACAGCATCCCGATTTCGACGGCGCCGTCGAGGCCGCCGATCCGATGTGACCACTGCATCTCGGGTCCGACGACGGAGGCGGCGAGCTGCTCGATCCCCTGTGCGGCGGCCAGGTCCGTCACGCGTGTGGCGAGCGATTCCCCGAGGGCCGCCGGCGCCGCGGCGGTTCGGAGCACCACAGCGGCGGAGACCGCGATCAGCACCGCGCCGACCGCGGCGGTCACCACCCTGCGGTGCGGTT
This portion of the Actinomycetota bacterium genome encodes:
- a CDS encoding nuclear transport factor 2 family protein codes for the protein MSVAVRLRDAMNAHDLEAFLACFHQDYQSEQPVQVSVVVSRSG
- a CDS encoding DUF3237 domain-containing protein, giving the protein MELSDVDLTYVTLESLDYDAGGQLYGTMEGSLTGERLSGTLRLTNLASRRTDGVNLPTLRGLLDTVDGARVWVELDGIAALRAEGQARVFVTTFRFRIGDERYTWLNTTFGVLEGVLDTVGVDGRAHGRLYACEPTLT